A window of Clostridium taeniosporum genomic DNA:
CTTTGTAATTGTGAGAAAGAATATGAAAAATAAAGGATTAAGTATAATTTTTATCTAATAAAGGAAAAAAATCTTTTGTAATCGGTTGAAATAATTGATATAATTAAGGTACAAAATTTAGATAACAGTTAATTTTAAACACAAATGATGAATTTACATTACTAAATATCTGATTAGATCATATATTTCTTAGTATATAAAATTAGTCATTTAAATTTTATATTTTATGCAATCGATTGCGAAAGGAATGTACTTACTAATGAAAAAAATTTGGTGGAAAGAAGCAATAGGTTATCAAATCTATCCAAGAAGTTTTAAAGATTCTAATGGGGATGGAATTGGTGATTTAAGAGGAATAATATCTAAGTTAGATTATTTAAAGAACTTAGGAATAGATGTAATTTGGATATGTCCAATGTACAAGTCTCCTAATGATGATAATGGATACGATATAAGTGATTATCAAGATATAATGGAAGATTTCGGAACAATGGCTGACTTTGATGATTTATTAGAGGAAGTTCATAAAAGAGAAATGAAGTTAATTATTGATTTAGTTATTAATCATACAAGTGATGAACATAAATGGTTTATAGAATCTAAGTCATCAAAAGATAATCCTAAAAGAGATTGGTATATTTGGAAATCTGGTAAAGATGGAATTGAACCTAATAATTGGGAAAGCATATTTAAAGGTCCTGCATGGGAATATGATGAGAATACAGATGAATATTTCTTACATTTATTTTCAAAAAGGCAACCTGATTTAAATTGGGAAAATCCAGAAGTAAGAAACGAATTATATAAAATGATAAATTGGTGGTTAGAAAAAGGCATTGATGGATTTAGAGTTGATGCTATAAGTCATATTAAAAAAGATCAAACATTTGAAGATATTAAAAGTGAAAAAAATGAAAGATATGTATCTTCATTTGAAAAACATATGAATTTTCCAGGAATACATAGATTTTTAGCTGAACTTGCTGATAATACTTTTGAAAATTATGATATCATGACTGTTGGCGAAGCTAATGGTGTTGATTCAGAAGAAGCAGAGCTTTGGGTTGGAGAAGAAGATGGAAAATTTAATATGGTATTTCAATTTGAACATCTTGATTTGTGGGATTATGACTCAGATAGTAAATTATCAGTAGTTGCATTAAAGAAAGCATTAACAAAATGGCAAAACAATTTAAATGGTGTAGGTTGGAATGCATTATTTATAGAAAATCATGATATTCCAAGAGTTGTTTCAACTTGGGGAAATGATAAAAACTATAGAAAAGAATGTGCTAAGGCATTAGGTTTAATGTATTTTATGCAACAAGGAACCCCATTCATTTATCAAGGACAAGAACTTGGTATGACAAATGTTAAATTTGAAGATATAAATAAATATGATGATATTAAATCAGTAAACATATTTAATGAAAGAGTACAAGCAGGAATTTCAAAAGAAGACGCACTTAAAGAAATTTGGGCAATATCAAGAGATAATTCTCGTACACCAATGCAATGGGACAGTAGTAAAAATGCAGGATTTTCAACTGATAACCCTTGGATAGATATTAACTCAAATTACAAAGAAATAAATGTTGAATCTGAATTAAAAGATTCTAATTCAGTATTTAATTTTTATAAGAGAATGATACAAATTAAAAAGAATAGTGAAACTTTAATTTATGGTGAATACAAACTTATATTAGATGAAGATAAAAATATATATTCATATATGAGAATTTTAGATGATAAAAAATATATGATTATATGTAATTTATCAGATAATGAAAATTTATATAAATATGATGAAGAAGTATTAAGATTTGAAAATTTAATTTTATCTAATTATCATGTGGATAAGCATGATGAAATTAATAGTATAAATTTAAAACCTTGGGAATGTAGGTTATATAAATTAATTTAAAACTAAGTTTTTATGGTAATAGGGTATTGAGAAAAAATAATTATAAGGATAGGGTGGAGAAGATGAAAGCAAAAAGAGAAAAATTATTTTCATTTGAATTTTGGCAAAAATTCGGTAAAGCACTTATGGTAGTTGTTGCTGTAATGCCAGCAGCTGGATTAATGATTTGTCTTGGAAAATTAATAGGAATGTCTGTAGATTTAGCTTTAGTGCAAACCATTGCAAGAGTTGTTGAAGACTTAGGTTGGGGTATTATTGGTAATTTACATGTTTTATTTGCAGTGGCAATTGGTGGATCTTGGGCAAAAGAACGTGCAGGTGGAGCATTTGCTGCGATAATAGCATTTATACTTACTAACCGTATTACAGGTGCTATATTTGGAGTTAGTTCAGCAATGTTAGGAGACAAAACTGCGACAGTAACATCACTTTTAGGAAGACAATTAGTAGTAGGAGATTATTTTACATCTATACTTGGAGCACCAGCTCTAAATATGGGAGTTTTTATTGGAATTATTTCTGGGTTCTTAGGAGCTACATTATATAATAAATATTATAACTTTAATAAATTACCTAATGCATTATCATTCTTTAACGGTAAACGTTTTGTTCCTTTTGTAGTTATAGCAGGTTCAATAGTAACAGCAATAATACTTTCAATTATATGGCCTTTTGCTCAATCAGCTTTAAATGCTTTTGGTGTATGGCTTGCAGCATCTAAGGATACAGCACCTATATTATCACCATTTATATATGGTTGTTTAGAACGTTTACTATTACCGTTTGGATTACATCACATGCTTACAATACCAGTAAACTATACTGAATTAGGTGGAGTTTATACAATATTAACAGGTTCTAATGCAGGACATGTTATAGCAGGTCAAGATCCATTATGGTATGCTTGGATATCAGATTTAATAAACTTAAAAGGTGCAGGAGATATGTCCACATATAACAATTTATTATCAACAGTTACACCAGCAAGATTTAAATATGGACAAGTAGTTCTTTCAAGTGCTTCATTAATGGGTGTTGCTCTTGCAATGTACAGAAATGTTGATGAAGATAAGAGACATAAATATAAATCAATGTTTTTATCAGCAGGGCTTGCAGTATTTTTAACAGGTGTTACAGAACCAATAGAATTTATGTTTATGTTTGTTTCACCAATACTTTATGGAGTATATGCTATTATAACAGGTATTGGATTTGCATTAGCTGATATAATAAATTTAAGAATACAAGCTTTTGGATTTGTAGAATTTACAACTCGTATTCCTATGTTTGTTAAAGCAGGATTATCAATGGATTTAGTTAATTTTGTAATAAGTGGAATTGTATTTTTCTTCTTAAATTACTTTACATTTAATTTCTTAATCAAGAAATTTAAGATTGCTACTCCTGGTAGAAGAGGAAATTATATTGACTCAGAAGATGATGATTCTTCACAAAATTCATCAAATTCAAATGCGTCAGGTGATGAACTAGCAGTAAAAATAATTTCATTATTAGGTGAAAGAGAAAATATTGTAGATGTAGATGCTTGCATGACACGTTTAAGAGTAACAGTTAAAGATAAATCTTTAGTGGCGGATGAAAAACAATGGAAGAAAAATGGTGCACTTGGTTTAGTGGTAAAAGATAAAGGAATACAAGCAATATATGGACCTAAAGCTGATGTTTTAAAATCAAATATTCAAGATATATTAGGAGTGTACTAAAGTGAAACTATTAACTTTAAATTGTCATTCTTGGCAAGAAGAAAATCAATTAGATAAAATAAAATATTTAGCTAAAACAATAGTTGAAAAAGATTATGATGCAATAGCACTTCAAGAAGTAAGTCAATCTATTGATGCAAAAATTATTAATGGTAACTTAAAAGCAGATAATTTTGCATTACTATTAAAATATGAATTAGATAAATATGATACTAGCTATAATTTTTTCTGGGATTTTTCTCATATAGGTTATGGAAAATATCAAGAAGGTTTAGCAATATTTACTAAGCATAATATAATTAATGAAAAATCATTTTTTATAACTAAAGCAACAAATATACAGTATTGGAAGACTAGAAAAATTGTAAAGATTACATTTAAATATAAGAATAAAAATATAGATTTTTATTCTTGTCATCTAGGATGGTGGGACGATGAAGAAGAACCATTTGAAAATCAAGTAGAAAAATTATTACAGGAAAATACTTCTGATAAAATTATATTTTTTATGGGTGATTTTAATAATAATGCATTTATAAGAAATGAAGGATATGATTATTTGCTTAGTAAAGGTTTAGTTGATACATTTAAAATATCCAAAGAATGTGATAATGGAATTACGGTCAAAGGAAAAATAGATGGTTGGGATGAAAATAAGGAAAAGTTAAGATTAGATCTTATTTTAAGTAATAAAAAGTTAGATGTCTTGACATCTAGAGTAATATTTAATGGAATTAATAAAGATGTAATATCTGATCATTATGGTGTTGAAGTTAGCCTAAACTTATAAATAAAATAAATGAAATAAAAAAAATAAGACGAATGATTTTATTCGTCTTATTTTTTTTCTATTTTTTTCATTATATTGTATAGCTTTGATACACAATCGTTTAATGTGTATAAATCATCATCATCTAAAATTTCGATTTTACTTACTAATTTAGCTTTTGCAGCATTTCTAAATTCTTCAAATATATCTAATGCCTTTTTTGTTAGCTCAACTCTAAGTATTCTTCTATCATTTTCATCACAATATCTATTAACTAAACCATATTCTATAAGTTTATCTATTATAGGTGTCATATTAGATTTAGATATACCTAAGTTATTAGCTATTTGAGATATTGGAGAAGAATTTGCTTTATGCAGATAAAGAATTACTTTTGTATGAGATGGTGGCATTGGAAATTTATTCATATAATCTTCGATTTTTTTTGGTGGTTTAGGAAAATTTTTTATAAAATCATTTTCACTAAAAATATTATTTTTCACTAAAAATAAAAAAGTTAATAAAGAATCAGAAATTTTATCTAAATCTTGTTTATGCATTAGTACAACTCCTTAAAATTCTAATAAATACAATATAGATTATAAACTAATAATTATTTAGACACAAGAAGGAAAGTTATTGACTTAGAATAATTATAAATTTATAATTAATTATACTTTATTAATTAATACTAATGTTGACAAAATTTAGATACTGATAGACATTTTTTAGAGAAATATGACTTTAATCGTGATAATAAAAATATTAAATGTTAGGAGATGTTTAGAAAAATTTATATGAATTGTTTTAATTAAAAATGACATTAAAAGTTGGAGGGCAATAAGTATGAAAAAATATTTAGCATTATTATTAGTATTTAATATGATGTTGTTAGTTGGTTGTGGAAAGAAAGATGTACATACAGAACAAGAAAAATCAATAGCAGTGTCAGTTAAAAGATCTAAAAACAGTGGTATAGAAAATAAGAATACATTTACAGGTACTACTAAAGTAGCTACAGAAACTTCTATTACAGCAGAAATGGCTGGAACAGTAGAGAAGATATATGTATCACTTGGTCAAGAAGTTAAAAAAGGGGATGTACTTTTAACTTTAAAAGGTGATGATGTGAATAATAGTGTTAATCAATCAAAAGCAGCTTTAGATTTAGCACAAGCAAATTATAATAATACTACAAGCGGAAGCATAGAAAGTCAAAAAAATCAATTAGAAAGTTCATTGAAACTTGCTCAATTACAATATGATGAAGCAAAAAGAAATTATGACATGTATACAACATTATATCAAGCAGATGCAATAAGTGAAGATCAATATAAAAAAATAGAGCTTAATTTTAATCAAGCAAAGCAACAATTAGATGTAGCTCAAAAATCATATACAACATCAACAGAAAAGAGTATTCCTCAATTGCAAGAGTTAGCTGAAAAACAATTAGAACAAGCTAAGGTAGCATATGAAATAGCATCTAGTAATTTAGATAAGCTTACATTAGTATCACCAGTTGATGGAGTAATTACAACTAAAAACTGTGATTCTAATGAAATGATTAGTCAACAACAGCCAGCATTTATCATTTCTTCTCCAAACACTTTAGAAGTTAATATAAATGTGGCACAAGCTGATATAAATAAGTTTTCAGCTGGACAAGATTTAGAAGTTATAATAGATGGACAAACTATAAATGGAAAAGTTCAATATGTTCCATTAGTAGTAGATTCAAAAACCTCTTTATATCAAATAAAAATATTAATAGATAATTCATCAAACATTTTTAAAGCTGGGATGTCTGCAGAAGTTAATTTAAGTTTAGAAAAAAATGAAAATACAATAACTGTTCCTAAAAAAGCTGTATTTGAAGAAGATGGTAAAAAATATTTATATATAGTAAATGATGAAAATAGAGCTATAAAAACAGTTGTTAAGACAGGAATAGAAACATCAAATAATATTGAAATTAAATCTGGAATTAATTCTGATGATACAGTAGTTGTTGGTGGAATAACACTTATAAATGATGGAAGTAAAGTATTTCCTGTAGAAAAGGAGGACTAAGCTTATGAATTTAACCAAAACTTCAGTTAAACGTCCTCTTACAATAATAATGGTATTTTTAGTTGTTATTATGTTTGGTTATATAGGTTATTTAAAGATGCCAGCAAACTTGATGCCAGATATAGAAATACCTGTAGTAATGGTAACAACACAATGGCCAGGAGCAGGGCCGGAAGATATTGATGAACATATAAGTGAAAAAATTGAAGAAAAGTTATCCGCAGTATCTAATGTTAAAAAGACTATTTCAATGTCTCAGGAAAGTGTTTCTATGGTTGTAGCACAATTTGAGTACGGAACAGACCTAGATGAAATATTAAATGATATAC
This region includes:
- a CDS encoding glycoside hydrolase family 13 protein encodes the protein MKKIWWKEAIGYQIYPRSFKDSNGDGIGDLRGIISKLDYLKNLGIDVIWICPMYKSPNDDNGYDISDYQDIMEDFGTMADFDDLLEEVHKREMKLIIDLVINHTSDEHKWFIESKSSKDNPKRDWYIWKSGKDGIEPNNWESIFKGPAWEYDENTDEYFLHLFSKRQPDLNWENPEVRNELYKMINWWLEKGIDGFRVDAISHIKKDQTFEDIKSEKNERYVSSFEKHMNFPGIHRFLAELADNTFENYDIMTVGEANGVDSEEAELWVGEEDGKFNMVFQFEHLDLWDYDSDSKLSVVALKKALTKWQNNLNGVGWNALFIENHDIPRVVSTWGNDKNYRKECAKALGLMYFMQQGTPFIYQGQELGMTNVKFEDINKYDDIKSVNIFNERVQAGISKEDALKEIWAISRDNSRTPMQWDSSKNAGFSTDNPWIDINSNYKEINVESELKDSNSVFNFYKRMIQIKKNSETLIYGEYKLILDEDKNIYSYMRILDDKKYMIICNLSDNENLYKYDEEVLRFENLILSNYHVDKHDEINSINLKPWECRLYKLI
- a CDS encoding PTS transporter subunit IIBC, yielding MKAKREKLFSFEFWQKFGKALMVVVAVMPAAGLMICLGKLIGMSVDLALVQTIARVVEDLGWGIIGNLHVLFAVAIGGSWAKERAGGAFAAIIAFILTNRITGAIFGVSSAMLGDKTATVTSLLGRQLVVGDYFTSILGAPALNMGVFIGIISGFLGATLYNKYYNFNKLPNALSFFNGKRFVPFVVIAGSIVTAIILSIIWPFAQSALNAFGVWLAASKDTAPILSPFIYGCLERLLLPFGLHHMLTIPVNYTELGGVYTILTGSNAGHVIAGQDPLWYAWISDLINLKGAGDMSTYNNLLSTVTPARFKYGQVVLSSASLMGVALAMYRNVDEDKRHKYKSMFLSAGLAVFLTGVTEPIEFMFMFVSPILYGVYAIITGIGFALADIINLRIQAFGFVEFTTRIPMFVKAGLSMDLVNFVISGIVFFFLNYFTFNFLIKKFKIATPGRRGNYIDSEDDDSSQNSSNSNASGDELAVKIISLLGERENIVDVDACMTRLRVTVKDKSLVADEKQWKKNGALGLVVKDKGIQAIYGPKADVLKSNIQDILGVY
- a CDS encoding endonuclease/exonuclease/phosphatase family protein produces the protein MKLLTLNCHSWQEENQLDKIKYLAKTIVEKDYDAIALQEVSQSIDAKIINGNLKADNFALLLKYELDKYDTSYNFFWDFSHIGYGKYQEGLAIFTKHNIINEKSFFITKATNIQYWKTRKIVKITFKYKNKNIDFYSCHLGWWDDEEEPFENQVEKLLQENTSDKIIFFMGDFNNNAFIRNEGYDYLLSKGLVDTFKISKECDNGITVKGKIDGWDENKEKLRLDLILSNKKLDVLTSRVIFNGINKDVISDHYGVEVSLNL
- a CDS encoding MarR family winged helix-turn-helix transcriptional regulator, yielding MHKQDLDKISDSLLTFLFLVKNNIFSENDFIKNFPKPPKKIEDYMNKFPMPPSHTKVILYLHKANSSPISQIANNLGISKSNMTPIIDKLIEYGLVNRYCDENDRRILRVELTKKALDIFEEFRNAAKAKLVSKIEILDDDDLYTLNDCVSKLYNIMKKIEKK
- a CDS encoding efflux RND transporter periplasmic adaptor subunit, translating into MKKYLALLLVFNMMLLVGCGKKDVHTEQEKSIAVSVKRSKNSGIENKNTFTGTTKVATETSITAEMAGTVEKIYVSLGQEVKKGDVLLTLKGDDVNNSVNQSKAALDLAQANYNNTTSGSIESQKNQLESSLKLAQLQYDEAKRNYDMYTTLYQADAISEDQYKKIELNFNQAKQQLDVAQKSYTTSTEKSIPQLQELAEKQLEQAKVAYEIASSNLDKLTLVSPVDGVITTKNCDSNEMISQQQPAFIISSPNTLEVNINVAQADINKFSAGQDLEVIIDGQTINGKVQYVPLVVDSKTSLYQIKILIDNSSNIFKAGMSAEVNLSLEKNENTITVPKKAVFEEDGKKYLYIVNDENRAIKTVVKTGIETSNNIEIKSGINSDDTVVVGGITLINDGSKVFPVEKED